A portion of the Segatella copri DSM 18205 genome contains these proteins:
- a CDS encoding glycoside hydrolase family 97 protein, which produces MKKLFLLASLLMAFGISADAGDITSPNGQIKVNFTLDGTVPTYSVTYQGKTIIKPSRLGYQLAKGGKDGKDLLSDFSVINEKTSTFDETWTPVWGENKSIRNHYNDMLVELKQNSTDSYMNVRFRVYDDGVGLRYEFPQKGNLNYFTIKEERTEFVMTGDHTAWWIPGDYDTQEYEYTKTRLSGIRPALHAAVSSNLSQTVFSDTGVQTSLQLKTDDGIYINLHEAALVDYPAMHLNLDDKTMTFTSWLTPDAQGMKGYMQTPFKSPWRTMVITDDARKVLSSNLILNLNEPCKIKDTSWIHPVKYVGVWWEMISGKGEWAYTHDYPTVKLDGTDYVHAKPSGKHSANNANVRRYIDFAAAHGFDAVLVEGWNIGWEDWSGYMKEKVFDFLTPYPDFDIKALNEYAHSKGVKLIMHHETSSSVMNYEKYMDRAYQLMKDYGYDAVKSGYVGNIIPRGEHHYSQLEINHYLHAVTRAADYHIMVNAHEAVRPTGLCRTYPNLIGNESARGTEYQAFGGTKPGHTAILPFTRLQGGPMDYTPGIFEMDCANGSHCNSTICGQLALYVTMYSPLQMAADFPENYEKHMDAFQFIKDVAVDWDKSIYLEAEPMEYITAARKAKGSDNWFVGGVTGMKAHQSTVKLDFLEKGKKYVATIYQDAKNANYKTNPQAYVITKKTVTSKSVLKLNSVAGGGFAISLLAQ; this is translated from the coding sequence ATGAAAAAACTCTTTTTGCTCGCAAGCCTTCTGATGGCTTTTGGCATCTCAGCAGATGCAGGAGACATCACTTCTCCTAACGGACAAATCAAGGTGAACTTCACCTTGGATGGCACTGTGCCTACCTATAGTGTGACCTATCAGGGCAAGACCATCATCAAGCCTAGCCGTCTGGGTTATCAGCTCGCCAAGGGCGGCAAGGATGGCAAGGATCTGCTTTCTGATTTTAGTGTCATCAATGAGAAGACTTCCACTTTCGATGAGACCTGGACTCCTGTTTGGGGAGAGAACAAGTCGATCCGCAATCATTATAATGATATGCTGGTAGAGTTGAAGCAGAATTCTACAGACAGTTATATGAACGTCCGCTTCCGTGTTTATGACGATGGAGTAGGATTGCGCTATGAGTTCCCTCAGAAAGGCAATCTCAACTACTTTACCATCAAGGAAGAGCGTACTGAATTTGTCATGACGGGCGATCATACCGCCTGGTGGATTCCGGGTGATTACGATACCCAGGAGTATGAATACACCAAGACCCGTCTGTCGGGCATCCGTCCAGCCCTGCATGCTGCTGTCAGCAGCAATCTCTCACAGACTGTCTTTTCAGATACCGGTGTACAGACCTCACTCCAGTTGAAGACTGATGATGGTATCTACATCAACCTGCATGAGGCTGCCCTGGTAGATTATCCAGCCATGCATCTGAACCTGGATGACAAGACTATGACCTTTACCTCTTGGCTTACCCCTGATGCACAGGGTATGAAGGGATATATGCAGACTCCGTTCAAGAGCCCTTGGCGTACGATGGTCATTACAGATGATGCCCGCAAGGTGTTGTCTTCCAACCTGATTCTCAATCTCAATGAGCCTTGCAAGATCAAGGATACCTCCTGGATTCATCCTGTGAAGTACGTAGGTGTATGGTGGGAGATGATTTCCGGTAAGGGTGAGTGGGCTTATACCCATGATTATCCTACCGTGAAGTTGGATGGAACCGACTATGTACATGCCAAGCCATCGGGCAAGCATTCTGCCAACAATGCCAATGTACGCCGTTACATCGACTTCGCTGCAGCCCATGGTTTCGATGCTGTCCTGGTAGAAGGATGGAACATCGGTTGGGAAGACTGGAGTGGCTATATGAAGGAAAAGGTATTCGATTTCCTGACTCCATATCCTGATTTCGACATCAAGGCGCTCAATGAGTATGCGCATTCCAAGGGTGTGAAGCTCATCATGCATCATGAGACCTCCTCTTCTGTAATGAACTATGAGAAGTATATGGACAGAGCTTATCAGTTGATGAAGGATTATGGCTACGATGCAGTGAAGAGTGGTTATGTGGGCAACATCATTCCTCGTGGCGAGCATCACTACAGTCAGTTGGAAATCAATCACTATCTGCATGCCGTAACCCGTGCTGCCGATTATCACATCATGGTAAATGCCCATGAGGCTGTGCGTCCTACCGGTCTCTGCCGCACTTATCCTAACCTGATTGGCAATGAGAGTGCTCGCGGTACTGAATATCAGGCTTTCGGAGGTACCAAACCGGGACATACCGCCATCTTGCCTTTCACCCGTCTGCAGGGTGGTCCGATGGATTATACACCGGGTATCTTTGAAATGGATTGCGCCAATGGTTCTCATTGCAACTCTACCATCTGCGGTCAGTTGGCACTTTATGTAACGATGTACAGTCCGTTGCAGATGGCTGCCGATTTCCCTGAGAATTATGAGAAGCACATGGATGCCTTCCAGTTTATCAAGGATGTGGCTGTAGATTGGGACAAGTCTATCTATCTGGAGGCTGAACCAATGGAGTATATCACCGCAGCCCGCAAGGCAAAGGGTTCTGATAACTGGTTTGTCGGTGGCGTTACGGGCATGAAGGCTCATCAGTCTACCGTAAAGCTCGATTTCCTCGAGAAGGGCAAGAAGTATGTGGCTACCATCTATCAGGATGCAAAGAATGCCAACTACAAGACCAATCCGCAGGCTTATGTCATCACCAAGAAGACTGTAACCAGCAAGTCTGTCTTGAAGTTGAACTCCGTTGCAGGTGGCGGATTCGCAATTAGCCTTCTTGCGCAATAA
- a CDS encoding RagB/SusD family nutrient uptake outer membrane protein, with amino-acid sequence MKQYIIGSMLLSSILLASCSLDETPRSKFSEEEAFSTSKLVYVNTVANVYSSIGNGLYGSDGGSVHTFQEFSSDASMIPGRQGDWVDGGTWQNIFLHNFESSVSKYNDVWNNLYRVIGLANSSIDRLNKYLGEHPEYAEYVYELRALRAVYYYYVMDLFGQVPLVVSSQVSANEVNQSNRSDVFRFVTSELAECIPHLSDGKSQNEGEYYGRITKAVAYMCMAKCAINAPVYTIDDTTPTSYSAFVGTDKSGKATASEEQGKTVSEMGKNINITLDGETRNAWETAVYCADQIASLGYRLQPSYADNFIVANQNSVENIWTRPNDCVNYKIEDYNIVRTLHYNHGGAIGYQGWNGACSSKQQMQVYGYGTANPDPRLKLNFYTDKDYMEETGKAVDDGATDKPLEYMPLAVKVDFSAADDPHAMKCAGARMKKYEFDKSTTQQYSFNNDLVIWRYADALLLKAEAEYRMGNKAEALTIVNEVRDRVAATPRTELTLNDILDERMLELAWEGVRRQDQIRFCTFTEPTADRFNGVTHNASAGDYNDDTQGYTMVYPIPYAVLNLNKKLKQNPGYTK; translated from the coding sequence ATGAAACAATATATTATAGGCTCGATGCTTCTTTCATCGATATTACTGGCTAGTTGCTCACTGGATGAGACTCCACGAAGCAAGTTTTCTGAGGAGGAGGCTTTCAGTACCTCTAAGCTGGTATATGTAAACACAGTGGCTAACGTATATTCTTCCATCGGAAATGGATTGTATGGAAGCGATGGTGGCTCGGTACACACCTTCCAGGAGTTCTCTTCTGATGCCAGTATGATTCCTGGTCGTCAGGGTGACTGGGTAGATGGTGGAACCTGGCAGAATATCTTCCTCCACAACTTTGAGTCGTCTGTAAGCAAGTATAACGATGTGTGGAACAACCTGTATCGTGTCATCGGTCTTGCCAATTCTTCTATCGACCGACTCAACAAGTACCTGGGTGAACATCCGGAGTATGCTGAATATGTATATGAATTGAGAGCCCTTCGTGCTGTCTATTATTACTATGTGATGGATCTCTTCGGACAGGTGCCATTGGTTGTTTCTTCTCAGGTGAGTGCTAACGAGGTGAATCAGTCCAACCGTTCTGATGTCTTCAGGTTTGTCACTTCTGAGTTGGCTGAATGCATTCCTCATCTTTCAGATGGTAAGAGTCAGAACGAGGGTGAATATTATGGTCGTATCACCAAGGCTGTGGCATATATGTGTATGGCTAAGTGTGCCATCAATGCACCGGTCTATACCATCGATGATACCACTCCAACCAGCTACAGTGCCTTTGTAGGAACAGACAAGAGCGGCAAGGCTACTGCCAGCGAGGAGCAGGGAAAGACTGTTTCTGAAATGGGCAAAAATATAAACATTACTTTGGATGGTGAAACTCGCAATGCGTGGGAAACAGCAGTCTATTGTGCTGACCAGATTGCCAGCTTGGGTTACCGCCTGCAGCCTAGCTATGCCGACAACTTCATTGTAGCCAACCAGAATTCCGTGGAGAATATCTGGACCCGCCCGAATGATTGTGTTAACTATAAGATAGAGGATTACAACATCGTGCGCACCCTGCATTATAACCATGGTGGTGCCATCGGTTACCAGGGCTGGAATGGAGCCTGCTCTTCCAAGCAGCAGATGCAGGTATATGGCTATGGAACGGCTAATCCGGACCCTCGTCTGAAACTCAACTTCTATACCGACAAGGATTATATGGAGGAGACAGGAAAAGCTGTAGATGACGGTGCCACTGACAAGCCACTGGAGTATATGCCATTGGCTGTAAAGGTGGATTTCTCTGCTGCCGATGACCCTCATGCCATGAAGTGTGCTGGTGCCAGAATGAAGAAGTATGAGTTTGACAAGTCCACTACCCAGCAGTATAGCTTCAACAACGACCTGGTAATCTGGCGTTATGCCGATGCCTTGCTCCTGAAGGCTGAGGCTGAGTATCGTATGGGTAACAAGGCTGAGGCTCTCACAATTGTCAATGAGGTTCGTGACCGTGTTGCTGCTACACCTCGTACAGAACTTACGCTCAATGACATTCTGGATGAACGTATGCTGGAACTGGCTTGGGAGGGAGTACGCCGCCAAGACCAGATCAGATTCTGTACCTTTACAGAGCCTACTGCTGACCGCTTCAATGGTGTGACCCACAATGCGTCTGCAGGTGATTACAATGATGATACGCAGGGCTATACCATGGTTTATCCTATCCCTTATGCCGTGCTCAACTTGAACAAGAAACTCAAGCAGAATCCAGGATATACTAAGTAG
- a CDS encoding SusC/RagA family TonB-linked outer membrane protein — MDKNNLSKKVGLLLAGCFITFNALGQTTIKGQVVDATGEPVIGASILVKDTKNGAVSDLDGNYKLDNVKDGSVLVFSYLGYRTQEIPVKGNHVINVSLKENDEVLDEVVVVGYAVGSKRTVSGAVDRIKKEDMNKGVVTSPAEALKGKVAGVIISQAGGDPTSSPSIRVRGTSSLSGGNDPLVIIDGVFADMTMFNSLAPGDIESLTILKDASETAQYGSRGASGVIVVTTAKGKLGYSSLSYNGQFGVNTVYKNLDLMSASEYRETAKSLGLTYTDMGGDTNFLEEIERNVGLTQNHNISFSSGTDTSSLRASLGFVLRQGALKNSDMKNFTAKLDGTQYLFDKHLKLELGIFGSQRNSNIQYDMHKMFYSATAYNPTYPNVRNDKGEWDEDLLANEVWNPLGLLDIDDFYKDASVNVHGKATVNIIDGLTVSAFGSYNYWNRDNKFYIPNNIQMGKLNGNGWAYIANTNRKDYMGNVMVNFSKDFGKHHIDALALMEGQKYTYDWNSQEAHGFDTNYFKFNNMKAAANVSWGNLQSNYTEYTLSSYMARVNYMLADKYIATVNVRTDGSSKLGNGQKWGWFPSASLAWVISNEPWMKKIKQIDNFKIRAGYGVTGNQDAIDPYTSLALMEPNGVTTVNGATSTTFAVTSNSNPDLKWEVKTTFDVGFDLSMFKQRLNVTFDWYTSETSDMLYTYTVPVPPFTYDRLLANMGTMTNMGFELAVRGDIIKTKDFTFNSGLNFSYQKNKLKKLSGTYKGQPMTTSEHISVATVGAAGLTHNNGVTYLIEGQPVGVFYLPHCTGIDENGQYIIEDLDDNGTIDTGDSGDRKVCGQAIPKYFLGWDMSFKYKNWDLTMQFNGAFGHKIYNATSMTLNNMSNFPTYNILSGAQHLNNGKGIHDVQISDYWLEKGDYMNFEYASLGYTFTKDMLKWKFINNIHLALSVNNICTLTGYKGLTPMINSATISGGNLGVDDKNIYPLSRTYTLSLSVNF; from the coding sequence ATGGATAAAAACAACCTTTCAAAGAAAGTAGGTCTGCTGTTAGCAGGATGCTTTATTACTTTTAATGCTCTTGGTCAGACAACCATTAAGGGTCAGGTGGTAGATGCCACAGGTGAACCTGTCATTGGTGCCAGCATTCTGGTGAAAGATACCAAGAATGGTGCAGTGTCCGACTTGGATGGTAACTACAAGCTTGACAATGTTAAGGATGGTTCTGTCCTGGTATTCTCTTATCTGGGCTACCGTACCCAGGAAATTCCTGTAAAGGGAAATCATGTTATCAATGTTTCGCTGAAAGAAAACGACGAGGTGCTCGATGAGGTGGTTGTCGTTGGTTATGCTGTGGGCAGCAAGCGCACGGTGTCGGGTGCTGTCGACCGCATCAAGAAAGAAGATATGAACAAGGGTGTGGTAACCAGTCCTGCCGAGGCCTTGAAGGGTAAGGTTGCGGGTGTTATCATTTCTCAGGCTGGCGGCGACCCTACCAGTTCGCCAAGCATTCGAGTTCGTGGAACCTCTTCTCTTTCAGGTGGTAACGACCCATTGGTTATCATCGATGGCGTCTTTGCTGATATGACAATGTTCAATTCTCTGGCTCCTGGCGATATTGAGAGTCTCACCATCCTGAAAGATGCTTCTGAGACTGCCCAGTATGGTTCACGTGGTGCTTCCGGTGTCATCGTTGTTACCACAGCCAAGGGCAAGTTGGGCTATTCCAGCCTGAGCTACAATGGCCAGTTTGGTGTCAATACAGTCTATAAGAATCTGGATCTGATGTCGGCTTCAGAATATCGTGAAACTGCCAAGTCTTTGGGTCTGACCTATACCGATATGGGTGGCGATACCAATTTCCTCGAGGAGATTGAGCGCAATGTGGGTCTCACACAGAATCATAACATCTCTTTCTCTTCTGGTACAGACACTTCCAGTCTTCGTGCTTCTCTGGGATTCGTTCTCCGTCAGGGTGCCTTGAAGAATTCTGATATGAAGAATTTTACAGCAAAGCTGGATGGAACCCAGTATCTCTTCGACAAACATCTGAAGCTGGAACTGGGCATATTCGGTTCTCAGCGCAATAGCAATATCCAGTATGATATGCACAAGATGTTCTATTCTGCTACAGCCTATAACCCTACTTATCCTAATGTAAGAAACGACAAGGGCGAATGGGATGAGGATCTGCTTGCCAATGAAGTCTGGAATCCACTGGGATTGCTCGATATTGATGACTTCTACAAGGATGCCTCTGTCAATGTTCATGGCAAGGCAACGGTCAACATCATCGACGGACTCACTGTAAGTGCCTTTGGTTCATACAATTATTGGAACCGTGACAATAAGTTCTATATTCCTAACAATATCCAGATGGGTAAGCTGAACGGTAACGGATGGGCTTATATTGCCAATACCAACCGCAAGGACTATATGGGCAACGTCATGGTGAATTTCTCCAAGGATTTCGGCAAGCATCACATTGATGCCTTGGCTCTGATGGAGGGACAGAAGTACACCTACGACTGGAACTCACAGGAGGCACATGGATTTGATACCAACTACTTCAAATTCAATAACATGAAGGCTGCTGCCAATGTGAGCTGGGGTAATCTGCAGTCTAACTACACCGAATATACCCTGAGCTCTTATATGGCTCGTGTCAACTATATGCTGGCTGACAAATACATCGCTACCGTCAATGTTCGTACCGATGGTTCTTCTAAGTTGGGTAATGGTCAGAAGTGGGGCTGGTTCCCTTCTGCTTCCTTGGCATGGGTAATCAGCAATGAGCCTTGGATGAAGAAAATCAAGCAGATAGACAATTTCAAGATTCGTGCAGGATATGGTGTGACCGGTAATCAGGATGCCATCGATCCTTATACTTCTCTCGCCCTGATGGAGCCTAATGGTGTAACTACCGTCAACGGCGCAACAAGTACTACTTTTGCGGTTACCTCCAACAGCAACCCTGATCTGAAGTGGGAGGTAAAGACGACATTTGATGTCGGTTTTGACCTGTCGATGTTCAAGCAGCGTCTCAATGTAACCTTCGACTGGTACACTTCTGAAACATCAGATATGCTTTATACCTATACCGTGCCGGTACCTCCTTTCACTTACGACCGTCTGCTGGCCAATATGGGTACCATGACTAATATGGGATTTGAATTGGCTGTTCGAGGTGACATCATCAAGACAAAGGACTTTACCTTCAATTCCGGTCTGAATTTCTCTTATCAGAAGAACAAGCTGAAGAAGTTGAGCGGTACCTACAAGGGACAGCCTATGACAACGAGCGAGCATATCTCTGTTGCCACCGTAGGTGCGGCTGGTCTGACACATAATAATGGCGTAACCTATCTCATTGAGGGACAGCCTGTAGGTGTATTCTATCTGCCTCACTGCACAGGTATTGATGAGAATGGACAGTATATCATCGAAGACCTTGATGATAATGGTACCATTGATACGGGTGACAGTGGCGACCGCAAGGTTTGCGGACAGGCAATTCCTAAGTACTTCCTCGGCTGGGATATGAGCTTCAAGTACAAGAACTGGGATCTGACTATGCAGTTTAACGGTGCTTTCGGTCATAAGATTTACAATGCCACATCCATGACCTTGAACAATATGAGTAATTTCCCAACCTATAATATCCTGAGCGGTGCACAGCATCTCAATAATGGCAAGGGTATCCATGATGTTCAGATTTCTGACTACTGGCTGGAAAAGGGTGACTATATGAACTTCGAGTACGCTTCTTTGGGCTACACCTTCACCAAGGATATGCTCAAGTGGAAGTTCATCAACAACATTCACCTTGCATTGTCAGTCAACAATATCTGTACCCTCACTGGTTACAAGGGCCTGACTCCAATGATCAACTCTGCAACCATCAGTGGTGGCAATCTGGGTGTTGACGACAAGAACATCTATCCTCTGAGCCGTACTTATACTCTGTCGCTCTCAGTGAATTTCTAA
- a CDS encoding DUF6377 domain-containing protein, with translation MRHFITIVLLILLPLCAKADNSQLYKQLDAALEKRAHYVEVKEKSLNDIKQGAKYVTSNEDKLKLYEQLANGYKAYEYDSAMTYVKKGLVLAQKSNNILYYKRFQLSQTSLLITRGFYAEAKNIMQKIEPKEEDPLDYQFQYYYTLYGLYNNWSTYCENNEFSKIYDQQKVEYLKKTLELSPKKDAFYYYLLGELYYYSNHSNNNKTILYYKKALSMEKPDSRLHAMTAFALSEVYQKANNQKLTEHYLLVAAISDITSATKENVALQNIALFIYKHKTRSLNKAQEYINLSLEDAYAYNNRLRRIEISSKLQMITNAYTDDIRATNSMLYIALSVIFLLLLGVGLSSLFIRKKNKLLKQKKDEITATSAKMEVLNSQLHLINDELKDTNQKRERLIKVYIDLCYKNIERNSKLRTLAVRKIKANQSKELLSLLSSSTNTEKENKEFLTEFDKAFLSLYPTFITELNKQLTESAHIQLKENGEMPPILRVCALLRLGITESSKIAGILSYSPQTVYNYRSLLKNNAIDKEHFEENVLRLCMVIAD, from the coding sequence ATGAGACATTTTATAACTATCGTACTACTGATACTACTACCACTATGCGCAAAAGCAGACAACAGCCAGCTCTACAAACAGCTGGATGCTGCCCTGGAAAAACGTGCGCATTATGTAGAAGTAAAAGAGAAAAGTCTGAACGACATCAAGCAGGGTGCCAAATATGTAACCAGCAACGAGGACAAGCTCAAGCTTTACGAGCAACTCGCCAATGGATACAAAGCCTACGAGTATGATTCAGCGATGACTTACGTAAAAAAAGGCCTTGTTCTTGCCCAAAAGAGCAACAACATCTTATATTATAAAAGATTCCAACTTAGCCAAACCAGCCTGCTTATCACACGTGGATTCTATGCTGAAGCAAAAAACATCATGCAGAAGATAGAACCCAAGGAAGAAGATCCGCTTGACTATCAGTTTCAATACTATTATACACTTTACGGACTATACAACAACTGGTCAACCTATTGTGAGAACAATGAATTCAGCAAGATTTACGACCAGCAGAAAGTGGAATACCTGAAGAAAACATTAGAACTGTCGCCAAAGAAAGATGCATTCTATTACTACCTGCTGGGAGAGTTATACTATTACAGCAATCATTCCAACAATAACAAGACCATCCTATACTACAAAAAAGCACTGAGTATGGAAAAGCCGGACAGCCGTCTCCATGCCATGACCGCCTTTGCCCTATCCGAAGTATACCAGAAAGCCAACAACCAGAAACTGACGGAACATTACCTGCTGGTTGCAGCCATCTCTGACATCACTTCTGCCACAAAAGAAAACGTAGCCCTGCAAAACATCGCACTCTTCATCTACAAACATAAGACCAGAAGTCTGAACAAAGCCCAGGAATACATCAACCTATCCCTGGAAGATGCTTATGCATACAACAACCGGTTGCGCCGCATTGAGATTTCATCCAAATTGCAGATGATTACCAATGCCTATACAGATGACATCAGAGCCACCAACAGCATGCTCTACATTGCGCTGTCGGTCATTTTCCTGCTCTTGCTCGGAGTAGGACTTAGCAGTCTGTTCATCCGCAAGAAGAACAAACTTCTGAAACAGAAGAAAGACGAAATCACGGCTACATCGGCAAAAATGGAAGTTCTCAACAGCCAGTTGCACCTCATCAACGACGAACTGAAGGACACCAACCAGAAGCGCGAGAGACTGATAAAGGTGTATATTGACCTGTGCTATAAGAACATAGAGAGAAACAGCAAACTGCGCACCTTGGCAGTAAGAAAGATCAAGGCCAACCAGAGTAAGGAGCTGCTGAGCCTCCTTTCTTCCTCAACCAATACAGAGAAAGAGAACAAGGAGTTTCTGACGGAATTTGACAAGGCATTCCTGTCTCTGTACCCAACTTTTATAACCGAGCTGAACAAGCAGCTTACAGAATCGGCACACATCCAGCTGAAAGAGAATGGAGAAATGCCCCCTATCCTCCGTGTGTGCGCCCTGTTAAGATTAGGCA